The following proteins are co-located in the Billgrantia tianxiuensis genome:
- a CDS encoding glycosyltransferase, protein MDAGQWPGIAFEGQAIDASLQLIRPPAGMPIKALDEWAAQQPTLALRKPAGTYEQAPNIFPKKTMVIAGHDLKFIKPFYPYFTKAGIRVLLDFWSGHNQHNEIASKRLVRQADTVFCEWMLGNAIWYGKNKREGQKLLGRLHAQELRSPLFVKVPFEVFDTVIFVGPHMLRNAQKRNPTLKRNGTVVYNGVDTDAMKAVPRKQTNGKVLGFVGMVPQSKRLDRALDVLKQLRKKNDSYTLRVKGKRPEEYPWMAQRIEEMAWYEALYNRIKSDPDLKGAVFFDPQGNDMPEWYSGIDYILSVSDHESFHLAVAEGAASGCNPLVLPWEGAKEIYPHEWIFSDTKEIAEYLLTLSNANIQLAQLKNIDCDIKVIFNELKKRIG, encoded by the coding sequence TTGGACGCTGGCCAGTGGCCCGGTATCGCTTTTGAAGGCCAAGCAATTGATGCTAGCCTTCAGTTGATTCGTCCTCCTGCAGGCATGCCGATCAAGGCACTCGACGAATGGGCTGCACAGCAGCCGACGCTGGCCCTGCGAAAGCCGGCGGGGACCTATGAGCAAGCACCTAACATCTTCCCAAAGAAAACCATGGTAATTGCGGGGCATGATCTCAAGTTCATCAAGCCTTTCTATCCTTACTTCACAAAAGCGGGAATTCGAGTGCTGCTGGACTTCTGGAGTGGCCATAACCAGCACAATGAAATTGCCAGCAAGCGCTTGGTACGGCAGGCAGATACTGTGTTCTGCGAATGGATGCTGGGCAATGCCATTTGGTATGGCAAGAACAAGCGGGAAGGGCAGAAATTATTGGGCCGACTACATGCTCAAGAGTTGCGTAGCCCTCTGTTTGTTAAGGTGCCATTCGAAGTTTTTGATACCGTGATCTTTGTTGGTCCACATATGCTACGCAATGCCCAGAAGCGTAACCCTACGCTGAAGCGGAACGGTACAGTCGTCTATAATGGTGTGGACACAGACGCTATGAAAGCCGTCCCGCGTAAGCAAACTAACGGAAAAGTACTTGGCTTCGTTGGTATGGTACCTCAAAGCAAGCGATTGGATCGGGCCTTGGATGTCCTCAAGCAGCTTCGTAAGAAAAATGACAGCTACACTTTACGGGTTAAAGGAAAGCGGCCAGAAGAGTACCCCTGGATGGCGCAGCGTATCGAAGAAATGGCCTGGTACGAAGCACTGTATAATCGTATCAAGTCAGATCCAGACCTAAAAGGAGCTGTTTTTTTTGATCCCCAAGGCAATGATATGCCCGAGTGGTATTCTGGTATCGACTATATACTTTCTGTTAGCGATCATGAAAGTTTTCATCTTGCTGTGGCTGAAGGAGCAGCTAGTGGTTGTAACCCTCTGGTACTCCCTTGGGAAGGTGCAAAAGAAATATACCCGCATGAGTGGATTTTCTCAGATACTAAAGAAATTGCTGAATATTTATTGACGCTTTCTAATGCTAATATTCAGCTAGCACAGCTTAAAAATATCGACTGCGATATAAAAGTTATATTTAATGAGCTTAAAAAGCGTATTGGTTGA
- a CDS encoding CgeB family protein, giving the protein MRRNAAGTAETQFAEAKTLEQITLGLIADQFTTDTLASAVKVVPLSPQNWREELEKQPIDALFVESAWRGNNGQWHRKVGYYCDEELNTLSELLNHCREQGIPSLFWNKEDPVHFERFRKAASLCDHVFTTDSRKIIAYLSTPSAVTQTASSCPFFASPKIHNLLPSTRDWQPTAAYGGTYYGERYPERTEYMDKIMSAAAPLGLTIYDRQHNDPESPYKYPGGLSDYVAGSLSYEEMIQAYKAHPVQINVNSVLDSPTMFSRRVMEAAACGSPIVSGPALGMNRYLEGAGNIVRTESEAAQALEDLLQYPAYRWRVAMKGARAIMRAHTTQHRLAQMLRTAGLVIDAPQPPRLQLVTGEMSDVAVKRLMNQSLRPHRVVASQWQANTRTCLEAAGIECDTYGGSVDKDESLWLLAEPSALETLGPEDLEDLAWPTRYASHKRIGFDRGSPWTLASGPVSLLKAKQLMLAFS; this is encoded by the coding sequence TTGCGTCGTAACGCTGCAGGCACTGCCGAGACTCAGTTTGCCGAAGCAAAAACATTGGAGCAGATAACGCTGGGCCTGATTGCCGATCAGTTCACTACCGACACCTTGGCCAGTGCCGTTAAGGTAGTGCCGCTGTCACCTCAGAATTGGCGGGAAGAGTTGGAAAAACAGCCCATCGACGCGTTATTCGTCGAATCTGCCTGGAGGGGCAATAACGGGCAATGGCACCGTAAGGTGGGCTACTACTGCGACGAAGAATTAAATACGCTCAGCGAACTACTTAATCACTGCCGTGAACAAGGTATTCCTTCTCTTTTTTGGAACAAGGAAGATCCAGTTCATTTCGAACGTTTCCGTAAGGCGGCCAGCCTGTGTGACCATGTATTCACTACGGACAGTCGCAAGATCATTGCCTATCTCTCGACTCCAAGTGCGGTAACGCAAACGGCAAGTAGCTGTCCTTTCTTTGCTTCGCCAAAGATTCACAACTTACTGCCTTCTACCCGCGACTGGCAGCCCACCGCGGCCTATGGCGGCACTTACTATGGTGAACGCTACCCGGAGCGCACCGAATACATGGACAAGATCATGAGTGCGGCGGCGCCCTTGGGCCTCACAATCTACGACCGCCAGCACAATGATCCGGAATCACCCTACAAATATCCTGGTGGCCTGAGCGACTATGTGGCTGGCAGTCTCAGCTACGAGGAGATGATTCAAGCCTACAAGGCTCATCCAGTTCAAATCAACGTCAATTCTGTGCTTGATTCACCCACGATGTTCTCGCGTCGGGTAATGGAAGCGGCTGCCTGCGGTTCACCAATTGTCTCAGGTCCTGCTCTAGGCATGAACCGCTACCTAGAAGGAGCTGGGAATATCGTGCGTACTGAGAGCGAAGCCGCTCAGGCACTAGAGGATCTGCTGCAGTACCCTGCTTACCGCTGGCGAGTGGCGATGAAAGGCGCACGGGCGATTATGCGTGCCCACACAACCCAACACCGTCTGGCTCAGATGCTGCGCACCGCCGGCTTGGTGATTGATGCGCCTCAACCGCCTCGGTTGCAGTTGGTGACAGGCGAAATGTCTGATGTTGCTGTGAAGCGTCTCATGAACCAATCGCTGCGTCCCCATCGAGTAGTGGCTAGCCAGTGGCAAGCGAACACTCGGACATGCTTGGAAGCTGCCGGTATTGAGTGTGATACCTACGGTGGTTCTGTCGACAAAGACGAATCGCTCTGGCTATTGGCAGAACCAAGTGCGCTTGAAACCCTCGGACCAGAAGACCTGGAAGATCTGGCTTGGCCCACCCGATACGCGTCGCATAAGCGCATTGGCTTTGACCGTGGGTCACCTTGGACGCTGGCCAGTGGCCCGGTATCGCTTTTGAAGGCCAAGCAATTGATGCTAGCCTTCAGTTGA
- a CDS encoding glycosyltransferase family 4 protein, with product MFTQQSTFGLGRRKIKNISQRVGLYPFLLKVKRLLANGRKVVRSPSLIFNKLNEIKYRSSFREAVHLFYKQGKVSAAYTVLEELRKSGAIFDKKNLELLGLIQGYMRLANGVAIPPRQPNPGLMSRRQHILYCLHQSVPHATNGYSTRSHGVAVGLQQAGWKVCATTRPGFPWDTGIEGLNKGYHKEEVEGVSYTAVSGWNLARTPLDYYLAEAADHYLREAQINGAEVIVAASNHITALPALVAARRLGLPFVYEVRGLWEVTQASTQPEWAGSERYRLMRKLEKQAALEADLVITLTEELADELASWGVARERIEVVPNAVNAQRFQPMAPDATIAKELNLKPGVPVIGYAGSAVAYEGLELLMEAMAQLKQKGQAFTFVLVGDGKIINTVKAKAKELGIEAQCRFTGRVPFEEVPRYLSCMDILPIPRLSSAVTEMVSALKPLEAMAMEKALVLSDVSPHKTMAGPNDERARLFTKNSVEALCEALQQLIDSPKSVSV from the coding sequence ATGTTTACTCAACAAAGTACCTTCGGCTTAGGAAGAAGAAAAATAAAAAATATCTCTCAGAGAGTTGGGCTTTACCCGTTTCTGTTAAAGGTCAAGAGACTTTTGGCTAATGGGAGAAAGGTGGTAAGGTCGCCTTCGCTTATATTTAATAAATTAAATGAAATAAAATATCGTTCGTCTTTCAGAGAAGCTGTTCACCTGTTCTACAAGCAGGGAAAGGTTAGCGCTGCGTACACTGTGTTAGAAGAGCTACGAAAAAGTGGAGCTATCTTTGATAAAAAGAATCTTGAGCTTTTGGGATTGATCCAAGGATATATGCGCCTTGCAAACGGGGTGGCTATACCTCCTCGACAGCCCAACCCAGGCTTGATGTCACGCCGTCAGCATATTCTCTACTGCCTACACCAATCAGTGCCTCACGCCACCAATGGCTACTCGACCCGTTCGCATGGTGTGGCAGTAGGCTTGCAGCAAGCAGGTTGGAAAGTATGTGCAACTACTCGTCCTGGCTTTCCTTGGGATACCGGCATAGAGGGGTTGAACAAAGGCTACCATAAGGAAGAAGTTGAGGGGGTCAGCTATACGGCGGTGTCTGGGTGGAATCTAGCCAGGACGCCATTGGACTACTATCTAGCTGAAGCAGCTGACCACTATCTTCGCGAGGCGCAGATTAATGGTGCCGAGGTTATTGTTGCCGCCTCCAACCACATTACTGCACTGCCCGCCTTGGTGGCAGCTCGACGTTTGGGGTTGCCCTTCGTGTATGAAGTACGTGGCCTTTGGGAAGTGACGCAGGCTTCCACTCAGCCCGAGTGGGCCGGCTCTGAGCGCTACCGGTTGATGCGCAAATTAGAGAAACAAGCCGCATTGGAAGCGGATCTGGTGATTACTCTCACCGAGGAGCTGGCGGATGAACTTGCTAGCTGGGGGGTGGCTCGAGAGCGTATCGAGGTGGTGCCTAATGCGGTCAATGCCCAGCGATTCCAGCCCATGGCGCCGGACGCCACCATTGCCAAGGAGCTTAACCTAAAACCCGGTGTGCCGGTAATCGGTTATGCGGGCAGCGCTGTGGCCTATGAAGGTTTGGAGCTGTTGATGGAGGCGATGGCCCAGCTCAAGCAGAAAGGCCAAGCTTTCACCTTCGTGCTGGTGGGCGACGGCAAGATCATCAACACCGTCAAGGCCAAGGCCAAGGAACTAGGCATCGAAGCGCAGTGCCGCTTTACCGGTCGGGTTCCCTTTGAGGAGGTGCCACGCTATCTCTCCTGTATGGACATTTTGCCAATTCCTCGGCTGTCTTCGGCTGTAACCGAAATGGTCTCTGCCCTCAAGCCGCTGGAGGCTATGGCCATGGAGAAGGCCTTGGTACTTTCGGATGTATCGCCTCACAAGACAATGGCTGGGCCCAACGATGAGCGTGCCCGATTATTCACCAAAAACAGCGTCGAGGCCCTCTGCGAAGCTCTACAGCAACTGATCGATAGCCCGAAGAGCGTAAGCGTCTAG
- the wecC gene encoding UDP-N-acetyl-D-mannosamine dehydrogenase yields MNFNTISVIGLGYIGLPTAAVIASRRKKVIGVDVNQHAVDTINRGDIHIVEPELDIVVHAAVKEGYLRATTEPEPADAFLIAVPTPFKAENGNDHVPDLSYIEAASKNIAPVLKKGDLVILESTSPVGATEQMAAWLAEARSDLTFPQTHGEDSDIRVAHCPERVLPGHVVRELVENDRVIGGMTAKCSEAATKLYKIFVEGECITTTARTAEMAKLTENSFRDVNIAFANELSIICDKLDINVWELIRLANRHPRVNILQPGPGVGGHCIAVDPWFIVSETPEEARLIRTAREVNDGKPQWVIGKVNEAVGKFLSHHPDKTAKDVTIACFGLAFKPDIDDLRESPALKIAENIVSRHPGRVLLVEPNIAELPKGKAVGGNLADQQQALEIADVVVLLVDHKPFKSIPSTRVKIDYLVDSRGVWEVR; encoded by the coding sequence ATGAATTTCAACACGATTTCCGTTATTGGCCTGGGCTACATTGGCCTGCCGACCGCTGCCGTCATCGCTTCCCGCCGCAAGAAAGTGATTGGGGTAGATGTCAACCAGCACGCTGTCGATACCATCAACCGTGGCGACATCCACATCGTTGAGCCAGAACTGGATATCGTAGTGCATGCGGCAGTAAAGGAAGGCTATCTGCGCGCCACCACCGAGCCGGAGCCGGCGGATGCCTTTCTCATTGCCGTGCCCACTCCGTTCAAGGCCGAGAATGGCAACGATCACGTACCCGATCTCAGCTATATCGAAGCGGCAAGCAAGAACATCGCCCCGGTGCTGAAAAAAGGTGACCTGGTCATCCTCGAATCTACCTCGCCAGTTGGGGCAACCGAGCAAATGGCGGCATGGCTGGCAGAAGCCAGGTCGGATCTCACCTTCCCGCAAACCCATGGGGAGGATTCGGATATCCGTGTAGCCCACTGCCCGGAACGTGTACTTCCCGGCCATGTGGTGCGTGAACTGGTGGAAAACGACCGAGTGATTGGCGGCATGACGGCCAAGTGCTCGGAAGCGGCTACGAAACTCTACAAGATCTTCGTGGAAGGGGAGTGCATTACCACTACGGCACGTACTGCCGAGATGGCCAAGCTCACCGAGAACAGCTTCCGCGACGTGAACATTGCTTTCGCCAATGAGCTTTCCATCATCTGCGATAAGCTCGACATCAACGTGTGGGAACTGATTCGCCTGGCCAACAGGCACCCTAGGGTGAACATTCTGCAGCCTGGGCCTGGTGTGGGTGGCCACTGTATTGCCGTTGATCCTTGGTTCATCGTTAGCGAAACGCCTGAAGAGGCGCGCCTGATTCGCACCGCTCGAGAAGTCAACGATGGCAAGCCACAGTGGGTAATCGGCAAGGTCAACGAGGCGGTAGGCAAGTTCCTGAGCCACCACCCTGACAAGACTGCCAAGGACGTTACCATCGCTTGCTTTGGCTTGGCATTCAAGCCGGATATTGACGATCTGCGTGAAAGCCCCGCGCTGAAAATTGCCGAGAATATCGTGTCACGGCATCCAGGACGGGTATTGCTAGTTGAGCCAAATATCGCTGAGCTTCCGAAAGGAAAGGCGGTGGGAGGTAATTTGGCCGATCAGCAGCAGGCACTCGAGATAGCCGATGTCGTAGTACTGTTGGTGGATCATAAGCCTTTCAAATCCATACCTTCTACTCGCGTGAAGATTGATTACCTTGTTGATAGTCGTGGGGTGTGGGAAGTCAGATAA
- the cysN gene encoding sulfate adenylyltransferase subunit CysN — protein MSHQSAMIAEDIETYLREHENKDLLRFITCGSVDDGKSTLIGRLLHDSKMIYEDQLAAIARDSKKVGTTGEEVDLALLVDGLQSEREQGITIDVAYRFFSTDKRKFIIADTPGHEQYTRNMATGASTANLAIILIDARYGVQTQTRRHSFICDLLGIQHLIVAVNKMDLVDYSQARFDEIVEEYQAVAEKLHARDIRFVPMSALKGDNVVNKSESMGWYDKPALLELLESVEISHDHNLRDLRFPVQYVNRPNLDFRGYSGTLAAGIVHRGQAVRALPSGKVSKVERIVTFDGDLEAAYPGQAITLTLEDEIDISRGDWIVAEEAKVPLANGFEADIVWMHETPLEPGKLYDLKLATRAVAGKVTAIDYQVDVNTLEHRHAENLDLNAIARCHIELTAPVPVDDYRTSPGTGCFIVIDRLSNVTVGAGMIHQPLDSELPYEFREHESKANVVWNRTSVTQAMREQLNGHQGKCVWFTGLSGSGKSTLANALEVELNRRGYHTMLLDGDNIRHGLCKDLGMSEEDRAENIRRVGEVARLFAEAGIIVITAFISPFRSDRDAARALFQNGDFIEVHVDTPLDICEQRDPKGLYQKAREGKIKDFTGINSPYEVPKSAELTVNTAELSQQEIIGLLLKQL, from the coding sequence ATGTCACACCAATCCGCAATGATCGCCGAGGATATCGAAACCTACCTCCGCGAACATGAGAACAAGGACCTGCTGCGCTTCATCACCTGCGGCAGCGTCGACGACGGCAAGTCGACCCTGATCGGCCGGTTGCTGCACGACTCCAAGATGATCTACGAGGACCAACTGGCCGCCATTGCCAGGGACTCGAAAAAAGTCGGCACTACCGGGGAAGAGGTGGATCTGGCGCTGCTGGTCGATGGCCTGCAGTCGGAGCGCGAGCAAGGCATCACCATCGACGTGGCCTATCGCTTTTTCTCCACCGACAAACGCAAGTTCATCATCGCCGACACCCCGGGCCACGAGCAGTACACCCGCAACATGGCCACCGGGGCCTCGACCGCCAACCTGGCGATCATCCTGATCGATGCCCGCTACGGCGTGCAGACCCAGACCCGGCGCCACAGTTTCATCTGCGATCTGCTGGGCATCCAGCACCTGATCGTGGCGGTGAACAAGATGGATCTGGTCGATTACTCCCAGGCACGCTTCGACGAGATCGTCGAGGAGTATCAGGCCGTTGCCGAGAAGCTCCACGCCCGTGACATTCGCTTCGTGCCGATGTCGGCCCTCAAGGGCGACAACGTCGTCAACAAGAGCGAGAGCATGGGCTGGTACGATAAGCCGGCCCTGCTGGAGCTGCTGGAAAGCGTAGAGATCAGCCACGATCACAACCTGCGCGACCTGCGTTTCCCTGTACAGTACGTCAATCGCCCCAATCTCGATTTTCGCGGTTACTCCGGGACCCTGGCTGCCGGCATCGTTCACCGCGGCCAGGCCGTGAGGGCGTTGCCCTCCGGCAAGGTATCCAAGGTGGAAAGAATCGTCACCTTCGATGGCGACCTCGAAGCCGCCTACCCGGGGCAGGCGATTACCCTCACCCTCGAGGATGAGATCGATATCTCTCGTGGCGACTGGATCGTCGCCGAAGAAGCCAAAGTGCCGCTGGCCAATGGCTTCGAGGCGGATATCGTATGGATGCATGAAACGCCCCTGGAGCCCGGCAAGCTGTACGACCTCAAGCTAGCCACCCGGGCCGTGGCCGGCAAAGTCACGGCCATCGACTACCAGGTCGATGTCAACACGCTCGAGCACCGCCACGCCGAAAATCTCGATCTCAACGCCATCGCGCGCTGCCATATCGAACTGACGGCTCCTGTGCCCGTCGACGACTACCGCACCAGCCCCGGTACCGGCTGCTTCATCGTCATCGACCGCCTCAGCAACGTAACGGTCGGGGCGGGGATGATTCATCAGCCGCTGGATAGCGAGCTGCCCTACGAATTCCGCGAGCACGAGAGCAAGGCCAACGTGGTGTGGAACCGCACCAGCGTTACTCAGGCCATGCGCGAGCAACTCAACGGCCATCAGGGCAAATGTGTGTGGTTCACTGGGCTTTCCGGCTCGGGGAAATCGACCCTGGCCAATGCTCTGGAAGTGGAACTGAACCGCCGTGGCTATCACACCATGCTGCTGGATGGCGACAACATCCGCCACGGCCTGTGCAAGGACCTCGGCATGAGCGAGGAAGACCGCGCCGAGAACATCCGCCGCGTGGGCGAAGTGGCCAGGCTGTTTGCCGAGGCCGGCATCATCGTCATTACCGCCTTCATCTCACCGTTCCGCAGCGACCGCGACGCCGCACGGGCTCTGTTCCAGAACGGGGACTTCATCGAAGTACATGTCGATACCCCGCTGGATATCTGTGAGCAGCGCGACCCCAAGGGGCTTTACCAGAAGGCACGCGAAGGCAAGATCAAGGACTTCACGGGCATTAACAGCCCCTACGAGGTGCCTAAATCAGCAGAACTGACGGTCAATACCGCAGAATTGAGCCAGCAGGAAATCATTGGGCTGTTGCTGAAGCAGCTGTAA
- a CDS encoding four helix bundle protein translates to MDFEKLDVWKRSARLSANLYLHFADSRDFGFKDQITRSGLSVPSNIAEGMARPTVNDRVRFLYIAKGSCAELRTQIYIGMEIGYIEREKGQQWVAETKEIAAMLTGLIRKQPAFEPG, encoded by the coding sequence ATGGACTTCGAAAAACTGGACGTATGGAAACGCTCGGCGCGCCTATCCGCCAATCTCTATCTTCACTTCGCTGATTCCAGAGACTTCGGCTTCAAGGACCAGATCACGCGGTCCGGTTTATCCGTACCCAGCAACATTGCAGAAGGTATGGCACGACCTACTGTCAACGACCGCGTCAGGTTTCTCTATATTGCGAAAGGTTCCTGTGCCGAACTCAGGACACAAATTTATATCGGTATGGAAATTGGATACATTGAACGCGAGAAGGGGCAGCAATGGGTTGCCGAAACGAAGGAGATCGCCGCCATGCTGACTGGCCTGATTCGCAAGCAGCCAGCCTTCGAACCAGGCTGA
- the cysD gene encoding sulfate adenylyltransferase subunit CysD: MPEISIERQTHLKQLEAESIHIIREVSAEFRNPVMLYSIGKDSSVMLHLARKAFFPGPPPFPLMHINTTWKFREMIVFRDRMAGEVGMELIEHINEEGRAAGINPFDHGSSGYTDVMKTQALKQALDKYGFDAAFGGARRDEEASRAKERVFSFRDKFHRWDPKNQRPELWNLYNARVNKGESIRAFPLSNWTELDIWQYIYLEQIPIVPLYYAAPRPVVERDGMLVMVDDERMPLAPGEVPEEKWVRFRTLGCYPLTGAVESKADTLPEIIQEMLLTRTSERSGRAIDHDQAGSMEKKKREGYF; this comes from the coding sequence ATGCCTGAAATTTCCATTGAACGTCAGACCCACCTCAAGCAACTCGAAGCCGAGTCGATTCATATCATCCGTGAGGTGTCGGCCGAGTTCCGCAACCCGGTGATGCTCTACTCCATCGGCAAGGACTCCTCGGTGATGCTGCATCTGGCGCGCAAGGCCTTCTTCCCCGGGCCGCCGCCGTTCCCGCTGATGCACATCAACACCACCTGGAAGTTCCGCGAGATGATCGTCTTCCGCGACCGCATGGCCGGTGAGGTGGGCATGGAGCTGATCGAGCACATCAACGAAGAGGGGCGGGCCGCGGGCATCAACCCCTTCGATCACGGCTCCAGCGGCTATACCGACGTGATGAAGACCCAGGCGCTCAAGCAGGCGCTGGACAAGTACGGCTTCGATGCCGCCTTCGGCGGTGCCCGCCGCGACGAGGAGGCCAGCCGCGCCAAGGAGCGGGTGTTCTCCTTCCGTGACAAGTTCCACCGCTGGGACCCCAAGAACCAGCGTCCCGAGCTGTGGAACCTCTACAACGCCCGGGTCAACAAGGGCGAGTCGATCCGCGCCTTCCCGCTCTCCAACTGGACCGAGCTGGACATCTGGCAGTACATCTACCTGGAGCAGATTCCCATCGTGCCGCTCTACTACGCCGCCCCGCGCCCGGTGGTGGAGCGCGACGGCATGCTGGTGATGGTCGATGACGAGCGCATGCCGCTGGCCCCCGGCGAGGTGCCCGAGGAGAAGTGGGTGCGTTTCCGCACGCTGGGCTGCTACCCGCTGACCGGCGCGGTGGAGTCCAAGGCCGACACCCTGCCCGAGATCATCCAGGAGATGTTGCTGACCCGCACCAGCGAGCGCAGCGGCCGGGCCATCGACCACGACCAGGCCGGCTCGATGGAGAAGAAGAAGAGGGAAGGATACTTCTGA
- the cysQ gene encoding 3'(2'),5'-bisphosphate nucleotidase CysQ — MRTRLVEGVHAAGREVISIYERDFNVETKDDKSPLTEADMASHHALVDLLENLAPEVPILSEESAEIPFATRSAWQRYWLIDPLDGTKEFIKKNGEFTLNVALIEAGEPVFGIVHAPVLDATWVGQQGQGAWKQENGGALHPIQVRPLPEPEQAPWQVVGSRSHGSKEFEAFRAGLPAHECVSMGSSLKLCLVAEGKADLYPRLAPTSEWDTAAAQAVVTAAGGQVLNAHTLEPLRCNQQESVLNPFFIVCGQRDERWETALRASLKR; from the coding sequence ATGCGCACCCGTTTGGTCGAGGGCGTTCATGCTGCAGGCCGCGAAGTGATCTCGATCTACGAGCGGGATTTCAACGTCGAGACGAAGGATGACAAGAGCCCACTGACCGAAGCGGACATGGCTTCCCACCACGCCCTTGTGGATCTGCTGGAAAACCTTGCCCCAGAGGTACCGATTCTCTCTGAGGAGTCTGCGGAAATTCCTTTCGCCACTCGCTCGGCCTGGCAGCGCTACTGGTTGATCGACCCGCTCGACGGTACCAAGGAGTTCATCAAGAAGAACGGCGAGTTCACCCTGAACGTGGCATTGATCGAAGCGGGGGAGCCGGTATTCGGCATCGTGCACGCACCGGTACTTGATGCGACCTGGGTAGGCCAGCAAGGGCAGGGGGCATGGAAACAGGAAAACGGCGGGGCTTTGCATCCTATCCAGGTGCGGCCTCTTCCCGAGCCGGAGCAAGCGCCCTGGCAAGTGGTCGGCAGCCGTTCCCATGGCTCCAAGGAGTTCGAGGCGTTCCGCGCCGGGCTCCCAGCCCATGAATGCGTCTCCATGGGAAGTTCGCTCAAACTTTGCCTCGTTGCCGAGGGCAAGGCCGATCTCTACCCACGCCTGGCACCGACCAGCGAATGGGACACCGCAGCCGCCCAGGCAGTGGTTACCGCAGCGGGCGGCCAGGTACTGAATGCCCATACCCTGGAGCCGCTGCGCTGCAACCAGCAGGAGAGCGTGCTCAACCCGTTCTTCATCGTATGTGGGCAGCGGGATGAGCGCTGGGAAACGGCCCTGCGGGCTAGTCTGAAGAGATAA